GGTTCTTCTGAATTCTCTCGCGGCCAGTGCAATGGTTTATCCCAAACTTCTGTCTGACCTGCTGGCGGGCGGCagctctgtgcgtgtgtcccGCTCTGCGTGCCTGTGTCAGGCCTTCCTGCTGTACTCTCTGGGCGGCTCCAGCTTCATGCTGCTGTCCGCCATGGCTTTGGACCGCTACATGTCCATCTGCCGCCCTCTGCGCTACGCCGCGCTGGTGTCTCCTGCCGCTGTagccgtgctgctgctgctctgctggctGCTCCCGGCCACTCTGGTGGGCGGCGGGGTGCTGCTCGCCAGCCGCTTACCGCTCTGCAGCATGCAGCTCAGCAGGATCTACTGTGACATCTACAGCTTCGTCAGCCTGAGCTGTGGCGGCGGAGCGGCTCAGCTCAGCGAAGTATACGGGCTTATATGCACCACGGCCACCGTCTTCCTGCCTGCCGCCTTCGTGCTCTTTTCCTACGGCAGGATCCTCGCCATCTGTCTTCAGAGCTCGCGCAGTTTCAGCAGCAAAGCGCTGCACACGTGCCTGCCGCACCTGCTGGTGTTC
This Sander vitreus isolate 19-12246 unplaced genomic scaffold, sanVit1 ctg747_0, whole genome shotgun sequence DNA region includes the following protein-coding sequences:
- the LOC144514902 gene encoding olfactory receptor 51E1-like — encoded protein: MNGSKTLQWWLQTGTIGKRSVEEEEHISSSPETIGYEVQADSLVVYIICSQRSLWRPMFCFVAAVLLNSLAASAMVYPKLLSDLLAGGSSVRVSRSACLCQAFLLYSLGGSSFMLLSAMALDRYMSICRPLRYAALVSPAAVAVLLLLCWLLPATLVGGGVLLASRLPLCSMQLSRIYCDIYSFVSLSCGGGAAQLSEVYGLICTTATVFLPAAFVLFSYGRILAICLQSSRSFSSKALHTCLPHLLVFLSYSVSTAFEMLHRQLQARSDPAASLAASLAASVVLVLVPTVLNPVIYGLKMKEVFGHVTRLLSCRTER